A stretch of DNA from Saccharospirillum mangrovi:
GTTGGTGTTCATCGCCATCTTGTACACCACTGCGCCGGCCGTTGCGGCTTTCGCTCGGGTGAACATGATCAACACCATCAACGGTGAAGACGGTCAGGGCACCATGTACGACCACGCCCCGAGCTGGATCAGCAACTGGGAAACCACCGGTCTGATCAAGTGGACCGACAAGAACAATGATGGCCGGATGTTCTACGCTGCCGACGAGCGCAACGAAATGAGCATCGACCGCGACATCATGGTTCTGGCCAACCCGGAAATTGCTGAACTGCCAAACTGGGTGGTTGCGCTGGTCGCAGCCGGTGGTATGGCGGCAGCTCTGTCCACAGCGGCCGGTCTGTTGCTGGTGATCTCGACCTCGATTTCGCACGACTTGCTCAAACGAAATCTGATGCCGGACATCACCGATAAACAGGAATTGATGTACGCCCGATTGGCAGCTGCTGTTGCTGTGATCGTTGCCGGTTACCTGGGTATCAACCCGCCCGGCTTCGTGGCACAGGTGGTGGCCTTCGCCTTCGGTCTGGCGGCGTCGAGCTTCTTCCCAGCCATCATTCTGGGCATCTTCCACAAGCGGATGAACAAAGAAGGCGCGCTGTCTGGCATGGTCGTTGGTATCACCTTCACCGCCGCTTACATCATCTACTTCAAGTTCATCAACCCGGGCGCCAACGTTGCTGACAACTGGCTGTTTGGTATCTCGCCGGAAGGCATTGGTACCGTGGGTATGATCCTGAACTTCGTGGTTGCCTTCGTGGTTCACAAAATCACTGGCGATGCACCGGATGAAGTTCAAGACGTGGTCGAGAACATCCGTTTCCCGAAAGGGTCGGGTGCCGCTCAGGCTCACTGATCGACTTGATGCAAGACTGAAAACCGGGGCAAATGCCCCGGTTTTTTTATGCAGCGGGCTGCTAAGCTGATAGAAAACAGGAGACTTCGATGAGCAACGCCGACGATCTCAAAGATGTCATCGATTTTCTCGCCGAAACCCTGCCGTTTTCGGCGCTACCTGCCGACAGCCGGTTGGAGGTGGCGCAAAAACTGAGCGTTGATTACATCCCGCGTCACGCCAACCAACCGCTGGCATTGGCGCCGACGCTCTACATCATTCGCACTGGCGCTTTCGAATTGCGTTCAGCCGACGGTGAATTGCTCGACCGCTTGGGTGAACACGATTTATTCGGCATCAATACCTTGCTTAACGGCAACCCGGAAGGCTTGACCGTTTATCCGATTGAAGACGCGCTGGTGTACAAACTCAGTGCCGATTCAGTGAAAGCGTTCAGCGCCCAATTCGAACCCATGGGCGATTTTTTCCAGCAGGTCAGCAGCCAGCGAAATCGACTGAATCGACTGGCGCGCAATCGGCAAGCGAAGCCGAAGCTGGAAACGCAATTAACCCAGAGCGTGCGTGACGTTATTACTGCCGATGCCGCGCCTGTTGCCTGTTCACCCGGCACGCCGATTCAACAGGCGGCGCAGTTGATGCGCGACCAACGAGTGTCGTCATTAATGCTGCTTGATGGCGATACGCTGGGCGGTATTGTCACCGACCGCGACATTCGTAATCGCGTTGTCGCTGAAGGGCTGGATTTGCAATTACCCGTCGCAAAAATTGCCACCACCGACCCGATTTTTATCGACGCTGGCGCGCTGTTGTTCGATGCGCAAAAAATGATGAGCCAGCATCGTGTTCACCATTTGCCGGTGATGGAGCAAGGCCGGGTAATCGGCATGATTACGGCGACGGATTTGGTGCGTGCGCAACAAGTTTCGCCGCTGTTTTTGATCGACGATATTCAGCGTCAACACGATTTAGACAGCCTGGCCGAATTGCGCCACCGCGTGCCCGCTTTAATTCACAACTGGGTGCAGGCCGACATCAGCCCGGTGGAAATGGGCCGCGTTCTGGCCGCCATTGGCGATGCCTTTGTGCAGCGCTGCATCGCACTGGCGCAACAGGAATTGGGCGAGGCGCCGATGCGCTTTGCCTGGCTGGCGTTCGGCTCGCAAGCGCGCATGGACCAGACTTTCGCGTCGGATCAGGACAACGCCCTCATTCTTGAACGTGAACCCAACCAACCCGAAGCCGATTATTTCCGCCACCTGGCAAACTGGGTATGCCCGGCGTTGGCGAAATGCGGCTACGTGCTGTGCCCCGGCGATATCATGGCGAGCAATCCAAATTGGCGAATGTCAGTTGCCGGCTGGCAAGCGCGGTTTAATGAATGGATTGATGAGGCGTCGCCCAAATCGTTGCTTAACAGCAGCATTTTTTTTGATTTACGAGTGATCGATGGCGACGCCGATTTACTCACGCCGGTGCAAAAAAATTTGCTGGCGCGCACGCCCAAAGCGGATTTGTTTTTGGCGTTGATGACGCAAACCGCCGTGCGTAATCGCCCACCGTTGGGGTTCTTCCGGCGCTTTGTGGTGGAGAGCGGCGGTGCGCACGAAGACGCCTTGGATTTGAAGCATCGCGGCGTCGCCTTGATCAACGATTTAGCGCGCATTCATGCCTTGGCCGGTGGCATTTCCGCCGTCGGTACGCACGCTCGATTGCAAGCGGCAATGGACGCCGGCGTGCTCGAAGCCGACGTTGCCCACAGCCTGATGGAAGCCTGGCATTTGATTGCGGCGTTGCGCATTGAAGAGCAAAGCGAAGCGGTACGTCGCGGCGAAACGCCGACCAGTTTTCTCGATCCGGATGCGCTCAGTCCGCTGACGCGTGCGCATTTAAAAGACGCCTTCGGCACCATTCAGGAAGCGCAGCAAATGGCGCTGCAACGTTATGCCCGAGGCCAATATGGCTAAAGCCGTGTGGAGTGAGCGACGGTTCTGGGTTTTAGATTTGGAATTGACCGGGCTGGATTCGTCGGAAGGCCATATTCTGAGCGCGGGTTGGGTCGCCATCGAGGGTGGTGAAATTCAACTTAGCCAGGCCGGCCATTGTTTGTTTCGGCAAAGCGCGCTGATGGGAGACGACGTGCTCGACAGCGCGCATCTGCATCACATTACCGATCAACAACGCGAAGACGGCGTGGAATTATCTGGCTGGCTAGCGCAAGCAATTGACGAACATGCCGACGATCTTTGGGTGTTCCACCACGCGCCACTCGACTCGGCATTTTTGCAGGAAAGCTGTCGTCGTTTTCAACTCAAATGGCCGAAGCCGCAAACGCTCGACACCATGGCGTTCGAGCATCGTCGCCTGCCGCGCGATGTGCCGCCGGGCTATCGCGACCTGACGCTGAATGCCTGTCGGCGACGTTACGGCTTGCCGGTGTATCGCGCGCATCACGCGCTCAGCGATGCGCTCGGTACGGCGGAATTATTGCTG
This window harbors:
- a CDS encoding 3'-5' exonuclease, translated to MAKAVWSERRFWVLDLELTGLDSSEGHILSAGWVAIEGGEIQLSQAGHCLFRQSALMGDDVLDSAHLHHITDQQREDGVELSGWLAQAIDEHADDLWVFHHAPLDSAFLQESCRRFQLKWPKPQTLDTMAFEHRRLPRDVPPGYRDLTLNACRRRYGLPVYRAHHALSDALGTAELLLAQIRSRVGPQASQRDLLRAYRTR
- a CDS encoding sodium:solute symporter family protein — its product is MDIQTLSYLFVGATFALYIGIAIWSRAGSTTDFYVAGGGVPAVANGMATAADWMSAASFISMAGIISFAGYDGSVYLMGWTGGYVLLALCLAPYLRKFGKFTVPDFIGDRYYSQAARVIAVICAIFVSFTYVAGQMRGVGVVFSRFLEVGVNTGVVIGMFIVFFYAVLGGMKGITYTQVAQYCVMIFAYIVPAIFISLLMTGNIIPQLGFGGSVADGTSLLTKLDGLSTELGFAQYTEGSKPMIDIFAITCALMVGTAGLPHVIVRFFTVPKVSDARRSAGWALVFIAILYTTAPAVAAFARVNMINTINGEDGQGTMYDHAPSWISNWETTGLIKWTDKNNDGRMFYAADERNEMSIDRDIMVLANPEIAELPNWVVALVAAGGMAAALSTAAGLLLVISTSISHDLLKRNLMPDITDKQELMYARLAAAVAVIVAGYLGINPPGFVAQVVAFAFGLAASSFFPAIILGIFHKRMNKEGALSGMVVGITFTAAYIIYFKFINPGANVADNWLFGISPEGIGTVGMILNFVVAFVVHKITGDAPDEVQDVVENIRFPKGSGAAQAH
- a CDS encoding DUF294 nucleotidyltransferase-like domain-containing protein → MSNADDLKDVIDFLAETLPFSALPADSRLEVAQKLSVDYIPRHANQPLALAPTLYIIRTGAFELRSADGELLDRLGEHDLFGINTLLNGNPEGLTVYPIEDALVYKLSADSVKAFSAQFEPMGDFFQQVSSQRNRLNRLARNRQAKPKLETQLTQSVRDVITADAAPVACSPGTPIQQAAQLMRDQRVSSLMLLDGDTLGGIVTDRDIRNRVVAEGLDLQLPVAKIATTDPIFIDAGALLFDAQKMMSQHRVHHLPVMEQGRVIGMITATDLVRAQQVSPLFLIDDIQRQHDLDSLAELRHRVPALIHNWVQADISPVEMGRVLAAIGDAFVQRCIALAQQELGEAPMRFAWLAFGSQARMDQTFASDQDNALILEREPNQPEADYFRHLANWVCPALAKCGYVLCPGDIMASNPNWRMSVAGWQARFNEWIDEASPKSLLNSSIFFDLRVIDGDADLLTPVQKNLLARTPKADLFLALMTQTAVRNRPPLGFFRRFVVESGGAHEDALDLKHRGVALINDLARIHALAGGISAVGTHARLQAAMDAGVLEADVAHSLMEAWHLIAALRIEEQSEAVRRGETPTSFLDPDALSPLTRAHLKDAFGTIQEAQQMALQRYARGQYG